The region GGAAGACCGCGTGGACGTTTTCTTGGAGCAGGGCCGAGCACTCGAGGTAGGCCACTGCACCCACAGACCTCGCCATCTCCTGGCCCTAACAGAGAGAGTAGATAGGGCTATGTTGAGGCGGAGACCTCTGCGTGGCTTCACATCCTGCCTCCCCACAGCTCTCTTGGCTGTCCTAGGGTATCTCCAGGACCAAACTGTAAGGCAAGTTTTTCTAGGACACCCACATCTCCTGCCCCCTGGCTTGACCAAGCAGTCTCATGGCTTCACTGGATTTCCTGCCTCAGTTCCAGGATGGGTCCCTGCCTCTCAAGGTACCAACTAACCTACCTCCTAGGCATGTAGCACAGAGGGGCCTGTAGACTAAAGAACTAGGGttcctctccaggcctcagggTCCCTATCTGTGAAGCAGGTGGGTAGGATTATCTGAATGGGCACATCACTTACTCTGCCTTTCATAGGCAGAAACTTTGAGAGTATTCTAGGTGCCACTTCTAAGCCCAACCATTCCAAGATGACCCCTACCCTGACCCACCCCTCTGAGTGTGCTGGATGCCTTGAGCTGCTCAGAGGCTGGACGGGATCAGCATACCCAGAAGCTCCCCCTCTCAGGACCTACCCTCACCCCTGGGCTGGGTTTCCTACCCTGTGGTAGGTCACAGGCTCCAACCTATTTTTCCGTAGCTTCTTCAGCAGTGACTTGTCCTTGCGCAGGTCAGTCTTGCAGCCCACAACAACGATGGGCACCTCCTTGCAGAAGTGGTTCACCTCTGGATACCACTGTGGGGAGGGTGGCAGTGTGGGGCTGtgtgttagccatctggatgctGTCCCTTTCTGCATATGGGGAGAAAGGGCCACCCTCTTGCTCCCCGGCAGATTCTAGCAAAGATAATCAGTGCAGCCAACATTTAGGGAGAATTACTACTCTGTGCTGGGCTCTAAGACTTTACATTATGAACTCATCAATTCCCCCAAGTCGCTACGAAGCAAGTTCTATCATCAATCCCACTGCACAGATGCAgtgactgaggctcagagagtctATATAACTTGGCCTTGATCATACAACTGGAAGTGGCAAGATTTGAGCCCAGGGTTGGGGCCCAGAGCCCTGCACCCACATAGGCTAGAATCCTGCCACTCTGCAAGGTAAGGGCCCCCAAGACTGCCTCCCAACTgggtgaaatatataaagaaataagtcatcctttaaaaataaagcagtttgCAAAATGGTTGGAGCAGCTGTTTGCCTGGTGGAGGGACCACTCCTATTCTGTGTCAGCTGCTCTTTGGAATGTGAGGCTCCAGGGCCTGGACAACAACTGGAGAGTCTAGAATCTGGAGACAAGGAATTTGTATTTCCAGAATGCATGTCTACTCAGTTGGTCTGCTCAGAAAAAACCAGCATCAAACTGCCTGGCTTCTGGAGCCAGATGAGGCCCAAGTGGGATCCTGGGCTGACTCCCCATACTCTAACCCCTCCAGAAAACTGTGCTTGAGAATGGTCTTCACTGTGATTTCACTTTGTTTGATCTAACAGTGAATACTCAGTCTTTATCCTGCCTGAGTCCTGGCACAAGGCAAGGATCTCTCCCTCTTCTATAACCTAGTTGGCACTTTGCCCTAGGACTCTGCTCTCTTGGTTCTCTCCAGGTGACTTTCTCAAGTTCAAGGCTCTTCCCCACCAGCAGTTCCTAAATGGATCTGCCCAGCCAGGCCTGGCCCTCTCCTGGAAGCTGCACTCAGACCTCCATGCCTACCTGGCCTTCCCCTGAGATGTCTAACAGGCCTTCATTTCTCACCTCATCCCCCACTTGCTCCTTCTCATCTTGGAAGGTGGCAAGTCCACATTCTACTTGCTCTGGTCAAAATGTTTCTCCCACTCCCAGTCTGGGGATAATACTACGATTGGCTCCATTAGGTTACCAGGAATAGATGAGTGAATGTGTCTAAGTGCCCAGAACAGTGTTTGGTACAAggtaagttctcaataaatattactatCATTGCTGTGATTAATGTTGCTAATGCTGTCACGAGTTGCACTCTGAGGAATCCTGGTGCACAGTTTGCATGCCACTCACAGGGAGGCCCTGGAGCAGTGGTGTAGGAGCAGAACAACTCAAGGGACTATGTCCATGACACCTGTGAGCAGTGAGCAGCCTTGGGAATCCCTGACAtaccaggggtggggtgggggggttggaggGCATCTTGGGAGGCTGCTGAAAGCTAGCAGTCACACAGAGCTGCCGGAAGCTGACCATGCATGCAACCTCAGGCAGGCCCAGCCTGGGGAGATGCTGGGGCCTCTGGGTCACCCAGCATCCTCAGGTAGGTATCACGATGGAAAGAGCCATGGCATTCTGAGTCCAAACTCTGCCACTGAATCTCTATGGAACCTCTGGCAAGTTGCTGCCCCTGCTCTGGTCTTCTGTTTCCCCATATACACACCAAAGTTGCTGGACTTGATGTCATCCAGGCCTGGCTATAAGGGCTGTACCTCCCCAGTCCCCCAGTACCTACCCGGTTAAAGATGTTGTCAAAGCTGGGTGGGCTGGTGACATCGAAGCAGAGGAGCAGGACACTGGCATCAGGGTAGAACAGGGGCCGCAGGCGATCATAGTCAACTTGCCCTGGGTAGAGTGGGGGTGATCACTCCCTTCAGATCTCCCCCAAGATCAGGGAGGTCATCTGAGCCTGGGTCAGGGCCTGCTTGTGTGCCTCATGGTGTTTAGGTGGCCATTCCACGTGAACACTTCCCCCTGGCTTGCCCGTGGGATGTGTTAgccctggtctgggtgagactaCTTGCTGAGATAGCCCTGTTCTGGAAGGAGTAGGGGACAAGGAAGGCAGAGGCCCAGCCTACAGGGACTGAGGCCATTGGTCAGAAGCCTGCTTTGCCCTGGGCTTGGGTGGTGAGGAGTTAGAAGCAGGTAGTACCCTGGACAAAGGCATCTTAACCCAGTAAGGGGGCTGCTAGGATACCCTGGGGTTAGCTTTCCGCTCTGGGGTGGATTTGACTGAACCCTATGTAGGTAAGGTCAGGAAGCTGGAGGGCAGAGGTCAAGTTAAGGTCAGGTAGATCCTACAGAAGCCAAAGCCagtggcagcccgggtggcggtggtgcagcggtttagcgccgcctgcggctcagggtgtgatcctggagccccaggatggagtcccacattgggctccttgcagggaatctgcttctccctctgcctgtgtctctgcctctctctctctctctctctctctctctctctctatctctctctatctctgtctctcatgaataaataaataaaatcttaaaaaaaaaaaaaaaaaagaagaagccaaagcCAGGGTAGAATGCCTAGGAGACCAGGAATAGTTCACCCCTCGAAAGAAGAGAGCTCTGGATCCCCCCTTGTCTCCAGGACATTGCTGGCTACCCTCTGTTGGTTGAAGGAGGCAGCAGACAGACACAGGCGCAGAAGTAAAGAAGCTTCAGGTTCCCAGGGACCCTAATCCTGGCCAACACCTGTCCCTTGGAGATTGGTTGACCATGGTTCAGAAGGGAGTAGGGCTTGGCTCCTGGGCACGTggggctcctccccctgcccagcccctcctGTGGCCCCGCACACCCACCTGCTGTGTCCCAGATCTGGAGGTTCAAGGGTTTGCCTTTCATTTGCAGATTCACGGAGAGCCGCTCAAACACAGTGGGGGTGTAGCTCTGAGGAAGAAGGGGGTGAGGTGCGGGCTGTGAGGACAGCTTCTGAAGCAGGGTGGGCCCCAGTGCCCAGGCCAGAGCCCTCAGACGCCTGCAGCACCGCCCCTCTTCGGAGTCTGACAGTCGAGGGAGTTTCTGGGAAGTAGGTAGCCAGCGGGGTTGAGGGAGGCCTAGAGCTGCCGCCTCCTGCCTCCTAGCTCTCTGCCCCAGCATGGCACTGCATCTCCCTGGCCTTCTCAACTGTAAAGTGGGAATATTAAAAGTACCTACTGCAGTGTGTTGCTGTAAGGATTCAGTGAGAAGCTCtgtgcagagcctggcacaaaATAAGCACTCTACACATGACGGCtactgttatttttatctttgtccCCCGGGATGGGGGACTGTTCCATTTCTGAACCTTCCTTCATGCTGTCCCCTCCTCCTAGCATGACATTAACctacatttgtttgtttgattgttcattcattcattcattcattcattcattcataatttaTTCAGTAAACAGCACTTTCTCTGGTCCTGGATACTGGAGATCAAGTAATAAACAAgacttgcgggatccctgggtggcgcagcggtttggcgcctgcctttggcccagggcgcgatcctggagacccgggatcaaatcccacatcgggctcccggtgcatggagcctgcttctccctctgcctgtgtctctgcctctctctctctctctgtaactatcataaattaaaaaaaaaaaaaaattaaacaagactTGCTATCTGCTCTGGGGAGCTTGTAGCTTTTGGGGGTCCCTGGGCCTCCCAACCTCTCATAATCAACCAAGACCCCTGCCCCATGCCACCTTCCCCAGGATCCCTTGCTGGATCCCTTCCCATATCTTCTCCATTTCTG is a window of Vulpes lagopus strain Blue_001 chromosome 11, ASM1834538v1, whole genome shotgun sequence DNA encoding:
- the RHOD gene encoding rho-related GTP-binding protein RhoD isoform X1 yields the protein MKAAQAEGAEAPAGARSVKVVLVGDGGCGKTSLLMVFAQGAFPESYTPTVFERLSVNLQMKGKPLNLQIWDTAGQVDYDRLRPLFYPDASVLLLCFDVTSPPSFDNIFNRNLPGSKRVALSPHMQKGTASRWLTHSPTLPPSPQWYPEVNHFCKEVPIVVVGCKTDLRKDKSLLKKLRKNRLEPVTYHRGQEMARSVGAVAYLECSALLQENVHAVFQEAAKVALSSRSRNFWRRLTQTFCVVI
- the RHOD gene encoding rho-related GTP-binding protein RhoD isoform X2 — encoded protein: MKAAQAEGAEAPAGARSVKVVLVGDGGCGKTSLLMVFAQGAFPESYTPTVFERLSVNLQMKGKPLNLQIWDTAGQVDYDRLRPLFYPDASVLLLCFDVTSPPSFDNIFNRWYPEVNHFCKEVPIVVVGCKTDLRKDKSLLKKLRKNRLEPVTYHRGQEMARSVGAVAYLECSALLQENVHAVFQEAAKVALSSRSRNFWRRLTQTFCVVI